From the genome of Meriones unguiculatus strain TT.TT164.6M chromosome 17, Bangor_MerUng_6.1, whole genome shotgun sequence:
GAAAATGTACATTTGGAAATACTTCACTCAACTTCCAAAAAGACAGATCTCCttactttcagaaaacaaagcgtttttatttgtttatctatttattaaaattttaacaaagaagagacttcattcagatgctagcaccagatacccacggtgtgaagactgtgcctgagagtgctctcaagatgcagtccCAAGGTACATTAGTCATGTGTTCATaaaggctcacaggctgtgtccatcctggccttgtgcacctagaggcaggaacactggcagacttcctgcctgcatgtcctcagacacctccatctaggtgcagtcaagggcGAGCAAGCTTGTTCACAGGAGTGACCACCCACTGTCTGTGtcctccatgaacaagaccaggcaatcacaagaaaaacgcctagcattctgagacctcctctgtccttggacaagtaggacttacaggctagacacactttttgtttgatagttctcttaagcacagtaactttaaacataatgttcaccatcacttccatccccaacttaagttgtatcctgagtcaaaTCCTTGACCATGTGGTGCGtatctgtgaaaggaacaggccAGCTTTACacgtttctttatgaattctataccccatattaattaaactaagttctcccggtagttttccagaaagcagaaggacacggacaaaaggagaagtgggtgaatggggacaagacccaccatgctgcagaagaatgtccaggcctgcagtatgagatatGGTGCCTGGCAACGGGTCcagatggccacagctcccccatccaggatattctgggtgtaacttgaagatcagatatccaccagatgttgggggcaggcctgactggacctgggtgcctaaaacgaaccgatgatattaaaagtcaactacccataaCCCCATTGACCCAATCCTGTACTGCCAAGCTTGCAACCCTcacgcctcccttgctttttcctttaaaaaccccatgcctttgtCTCTCAGGGCTGTTCCCTGCTCacttgcaaagcagccccatcactcattggcctgaataaatctcttctgtttgtggcaatccatctccaagttaccttcatctgtctctctggtaattgggctctcggtgggcctaacacctgttcacactgggatttaataaatatcagtatactggcaccgagaccaaaatttctgtatctagttaagacatttatgatgcacaagccagtgatgatcagcagaaacagaagtgtctggtgttctgcaatagctgaagaaagagttatcacccggaaaaacaaggaaatgagaatggcaaccatgggcttcccctgttctgggtcatttttctgtctgcagtgtaccgggtttgtttgtttgcttgtttttgttgttgttttcctgagagtacaggaatctctaatgattgctgagtggtttgcatagaacaacgttttctcttacagccacacaatcacatccttATTCTTCACAGAATATGGTGAAtgctctatcatgttgcaaaactgcttcagctaatggatcaacctgctgatggatcttgatctagttggtttttacaggtaccttttttttttttttttttttttttttttcaaacaagggagcctggaggtcagtatgagccagcctggtttgttgggtaggcactccaagtagccatttgtcttccttgccagagagtttcctttggactgaaaCTTTTCAGTCTTTTCTTGAGGATAAGGGGTGACATAGATGCTTTTGTAAATGTgcctcaactgaaattaggatgccattgtaggggcccaggaaggctggaatgttaatcaaagcctgggaggggattcattcaggaaatggggcactcatcagaagcatctgtttcctgatcaaggtaaaagacaggaagcaatcacggcagctggactggagcacatcgtctagcaagcccaggctctccacttttgtaggactgcctggggcttgggtgctgtagatcacttttggagtggtttgttgtctgattctggttcctgggtggtttctgtcaggtgagtggaaatctgctgagacatattcagactagggacagaagctaaagttaaggaacttaaaggaaagTCTTACATTTGGAgcacacccccaacacacacacacacacacatattccatcaggaacaggcaaaagttggggaatcttagtctgttgattggagttcaattgacctgtgacaggtaaAGCCAAGTTGCAAACTCTgtgaggctcacatgaattcttttaagttaccaaagatgaacttctggagccttctaataataataataaaagcttggggatttaaaaaaaaataatctggggttaaaaacatcaacattcttttctttgtccagaggtctggacagaggtggttttaacatgatgagaagtaattttaggtatcacaactccattgattactatgttaaaactttgaatttttgaagtcttgatatcacatatttttttgttttggttgttctgtttggtttttcaaggcagccctggctgcgatattggacttctcccaggatgaggacaggtcttggctaaagtgccctgtcTTCACCTCAGAGGTTTGGAatgagagcaatctcagcatgcaggtgtatgaacaggttccggcttacactgttggatcttgtttcagacatctgctttccagttctctcggacaaactcactacaccatgcaaggaacagcaggcacaggatcttgcaaagtatgttcaaaaaactccaaactttattaaataaaaactttattgaataacaacacaaatgtaagatttactactaataaaaaattaaagtttcctgtataaaaatagattatcatgtagttggcaatattcacactaaatatattaagtctataccaatagtggggctaaggtgacagaatataaatattaacatgacatattaaatttcagcttaatatatacaaagaaaacatcttcaaaaatagcttaagaatatatatatttatatatataatatataaaatatatttttatttgtatataaatatttgtttatatgaaatatatataaatatatatttatttttttttttgaaataaacagtttagtacagcactcagcagggtgaggcttcaaggagtcccgggtttacaatgcacatctagcattagttactcctctcccgagaataaaatagatgtctttacttccaggctgggaagtatcttgagatgcctccggcgcgtttcttacttctcctggattgctcaggtcccgtgaacagcagcacactgtgACGCTTTGGACTGAAAGCGGTAGCACACAGTACCGGAAGGCAACCGGAGATTCACTcggagacaggcaactggtggccttcctttcagaaataactaatgcaaacaagcagtcgagAATGAAAGGCCGAAAAGCACCGGAAGCCgtccactgccagttagctaaaacttgtgaacaagaagagcaaaattcaatccagcatcgacctcagtcacagatGAATCTCGAAACCCGCATGCTTGTGAGCATGCGCTGTGCAGTCCggatagtttctaactttcggtgggcacacgtgtcttctgttgtggttgtttctgtcccgacagggtttctctgtgcagccgcggctgtcctggcctcagTCTTAACGCTCAGAatttgttcaaggctcttccacacccagtacctgcagtccttagcctcacctgggaaagagctcggagcagctgcctctcagtggccgccagggggcgctgctacagtaagcgcttgtgcaggatctcccacaccatcttcttcctgaacagaggcatgtgctgctgggagaaggtgatgggctggcTCCTGGAAAcgtaatctgcatatttacaggcgaacacgccacagtcgcccccgttcagctgctgaggaatctcctctgctGACATGCTGTGTTGTTTCCACTCCCCAGGGCTCAGGTCGGTGTTCCTTCTCtctttgctctcctcccgcagatagcagaaaagcagctcaaggatgcTGGGTCTCTTCTGTCCTATGGAGTCCAtgtagacaatactcttctttcttaggtctgtgaccaccaggctccagtgcatgcccaggtgaactgggaccaggagaagttcctttgcaaagatgtttactgcccgggtccatcttctgactgacctgtaaccaccagactttaacttggtgtaaaagaaggtattaaatgcgtgaagtgcccggtagccttgactttgatttctttccatgagaagattcatgtaaaaattgatgactttgtcgttgagccactgggtgttccttagggtccacaggtctcctcgagtcatttgcagtttgaaggcacagctcaagatctcatcttttgacccagggcctagcgcactgctgatttctttctccatgtccactgtgacagcaggaccacggtccagccctctgcccttctcttggtcttcaagagcctttgtcttgacctcaggtgttgacactttgctgTTGGGCATGCCATTGATTTGAGGTGTTTCCAattcatgattctgcccttcagcacaacctttgatagtcttggaggtgtccatggtgcttgtgtgagtgctgtgagggccagagctcacggggacgtcaggttggaggagttccaacagccctgggcacttttcattgtggtgtttctgaacttcttcctccctgttgctgtgggggggcttgagaccctggcctccacccacagactcctcagtcacagcctcttcctcggggcctttggcacactctggggccattagctgtaacggacccttttcctggggtgtccatatttggctcttgtcaggctcttcatccccaagctctgtttcatgctgttcctgtttcagcttcttccaggactggactggctcttcggagcacacatcctcctcttcctcttcttggcgtttcctcttctggcctttctctggctgttcagggtttatcgttttaccctgcttgcaaggctgccttatagagggactacttggattgtctttgctcaggtgttggctgccggccgcgacacagctttccgatgtccaagtcaaagtgcaggtcagctgggcgttctgtgggagttcttgggttgtcccCTTGATGGCTAAAGGGTCCCTTAGtctactgggagatgtcttatccacaccagacatggtggttcaaGGTCACAAACCTCAGGGGAAGAGCACAGGTTTCTTTTGGagctggggtcagttaggccacaaagacagaaggaggtggcagtgtcaaagaacacttctcacatagctgatcttctctaatcttgtctttcaggtggcatttcctcagtccccctatagaaaggtctgtggagttctgactctgcgttttgtttttccctactgagggagaaggatcgctctagggcacaaggagcctctgtagaacctgaaattgtggaaatcacaatgagtgtcagagactttcagccaaagacagcagtcaacacacGTTAGAAGCAAGACaactgtgtgcctccctccactgtcaccaaggctctggaaggccagtttccacaagctggttatgatgtggttttatgcagcagggcaacattcattggtgaatggaggccctgcccaccattgcccaggtctagggtcttaaagcttgtttccattcctggaattcctgttggaactcatgctggctgaagcaaacccaagatcagtaagaactcagaggagcagaagttcagcacatatcatgaataaataaatgtaaaaaacccccaagtgctgggattaaaagctgcagcaccactgcttggctggacagatctttttaggatgactcagcagagatggctccgtggtgaagagtgatgcttttctagaagaccacacattgatttccaaccctgtctttgcagcttacaatcacctgtaactccagtgccaggggagctgaccctctcttctggctttaagcaggaaacgcacacacacacacacacacacacacacacacactgctcttacatatgtgaaagtaaaacactcatacacattaaaaataaatcttaaaaaaataaaagctaggatttgtactaagccaatttctctttttttttttttcccagaaaaacagtgtaccggagaactaagtaaaaatcattgctaaaatgtacaaaacaaaattagaaaaaaatgtaataaatgaaaagatagttatcctttctaaaagcttttagaaatagtttgagaagcttctatgtccttaaaccttgaaagacagagaccaaaccatgtgtataaacctgcttgtagctgcttttctcactcccAAAAATCTAGAtacataaccatatctccataaaaGTCATATAACATGTGATTGATCATTGGCGAAGCTTTGTATGTTATATATGATTtgatcgttgccaaacagaaCGGAGGACCAAGGATATGGTTCAGCCTGGTTAGCTGCTcactggcaactctgaccagttcagggcaattcctgagtcacacaagataaaagacagaacccagtcacccAAATTGTTCCACGACATCCACGTGTGCTGTGGCAAGCCAACAGTTGCCGCACCcccaatgcaaataaataatgaactgcAATAAACTCTGCAATGTGAGCGAAGAGAGCTGCCTTTTATCCTCTTGGATCATTGTGGAATGGCTgtgcctctcaccctgcaaattcaggcaacggccacaagagggcagagagaaaccacagagaagggCGGGCCTCTCAGCGCCTTCCTCTCTGATCCAAAGCAGCTTCTCAGAGCAGAAAACTGCaggggcagaaccaaagcatctGGACAACTGGGCTCCCCTTGTTTACAAGACTGGCAGGGTTAGTCAGGGAtctagagagtaacagaacacacacacacactaggtaggtagatagagagatagagatagatagatagagagacagagagagagagagagagagagaaagagagagagagagagagagagagatagatgagtttagatagatgacttacaggctgaagtccagctagtccagagatggctgcctatgaatggaaggtccaaaagtccagtagtttttcagtccatgagtgtggatgtctcagctggtcttcagtaaaggccagaattctacacaagtagaccgcaaggacagtgaaggaaaggacttcttctcagcgaggcagtaacaggcaaatagcaaaagctccctagttccagcgccttttatagaggcttctaggggaaggtgtggcctggattagaggcacggcttccctcttcaaagatgaggattaaaattaagcaaggaatccctcacaggtgtgccttttcattttggggttttacataataccagataactggaatcctgttgacagtcaagaatggccgtcagagctgcctttccaaaccccacttcatgttctggacacagtttgacatttttgacatttaaccttgtgttctttctgtagcttctggtgtgtgtttgtctgtgttcccatgtgtacgtgtgtgcatatgtgtgtgtgtgcctgtgtgcaggctctctcaaagaagtcagcatgtgtgggctgagttgtggggcagcagagctaggctggagtggagtggagctcacttggtggaacacttggcccagcaaataagaaccctgggtttgcttcccagaccacacacaactgcatgtgatggggcacgcctcttctcctagcgctctggaagcagaggcaggagaaccacaagttcaaggtcatcttaagcagtgtagggctttcacagtcagccttggatacaaagagccctgaatgataaaatacaggatataggaagggaggttgtagatcagcaattactgagcATATGCCatgcataaacaaaggccacggtttaatccctaccaccttcaagatccccatagtttgttcagtctacaaagctggctgtctaagctggtcctcagtatatgttgaaatcccaaagaagtaggctgtaatgccagtgaagaaatgcctcagctgcaagatggatgaacttgcTAGAGAAAAAGAGGGTGAGCAGACAAAAggcaaagactcccttcttccaggatcttttatgcaggcttccactggaaagtgtggcccaaatttagggtgggtcatctgaccccaaaggatccctctcaaatgacccagtccaggaaaatcccgtcTGAAGGGGGCCAGCTTCATGAAGGGCGCACCGAttagatgcccagtgcagaacaGCCTCCAGGAAGCTCCTCAAACCAGCAAGGTTTTATGGACgtagcaggttatatttgggattatgcatactgatatagatatttgcaatgccataacaattaatgaaaggagaggaggccatggatctgaagcagagtagggaggggaaatgccagggtgtggagggaggaaagggaagggagaaatgtaattatagtataatttcgaaaatctttttagaaagttaaaaaaaaaaagaaagaaaaagaaaaagaaggttctaaaat
Proteins encoded in this window:
- the LOC110544889 gene encoding sentrin-specific protease 2-like, which gives rise to VDMEKEISSALGPGSKDEILSCAFKLQMTRGDLWTLRNTQWLNDKVINFYMNLLMERNQSQGYRALHAFNTFFYTKLKSGGYRSVRRWTRAVNIFAKELLLVPVHLGMHWSLVVTDLRKKSIVYMDSIGQKRPSILELLFCYLREESKERRNTDLSPGEWKQHSMSAEEIPQQLNGGDCGVFACKYADYVSRSQPITFSQQHMPLFRKKMVWEILHKRLL